The proteins below come from a single Stomoxys calcitrans chromosome 1, idStoCalc2.1, whole genome shotgun sequence genomic window:
- the LOC106090074 gene encoding arginine-glutamic acid dipeptide repeats protein isoform X8, with the protein MAASTQGEIRVGPGHQAKLPDYNPISSFPVDKENDERELEIPRWSPGAMADGDLLMFLRAARSMAAFQGMCDGGLEEGIVAATRDDTTINAHDVLHDNGYDPGKALQALVKAPLTKSIEKKWCEDEIKKFIKGLRQFGKNFFRIQKDLLPHKETPELVEFYYLWKKTPSANSNRPHRRRRQSALRRNRVTRASNTPPKKEDTPEPQSATSASTTTTTTATTTASTATSDKGRASPVVTKEETSSLTEDDVSECDSDSSLTHKRDESPSRMRTRNKQQTAPGTAAKCDQTQVTQPQPTANGKRPKRGSDTPDNVAASAAAAAVGGGSVDSPKTPTKPASEGAAAANKRKTGRQETPNKKKRNDTEGSVTGGSNTDNQDESTDNITTAPVAVSISKDKRKRAESPVESTNSDSRSDSAMDDGESTNTDSAEQQSKDSKESTSSKEESSSGNSELDSAKSDKNVIQKTEAKISEIDIKDKIKNVDEETNIQAPSSMPQNTAMVITDNSLKDIKASKEDPLAIPPTKPIAIVNPPPPPIPPLKVPTVEALNASVDRKEVGKLDMMDTDMPKDMLKKLANMKQEISTPPQTQPPPPPAQTIMPEVVYFKKEPKDAVIDAVCNQNSNEPQDLKVKIEVKSEDIKPPLLGGLPPSSQGQAPMSLTTKRMDGSDVAQHQPPPPPPSHLAHSLVAGPPPGYIVEGGHLKFAAPPPQANQPPPSSSLPSDNNSMPPAAGPPTSVPHPQQPKYPADVEHKFPDSIKYEPGKFVPQDLKYPPQAMDSIKYSQEMQAAAAAAAAAGKFDMKFMIDQHTGKFPGDLSSPHGPPSAGKTYSGSNDGPGKVQELKSGYPPPNLGPPPVSSASTPNDNPPTHKFMGGPQEPSPPTHGQPPGATPPPGIAMPKPHYEHQVQHPMARPPFESAAGLMMKYGDPMVGKYGPQDLKFPPLQGPPTDMSTGGMKPSPYGENLVKPLPYSGPLEVGLKYPPSESPIDASARSTPGQDSQSSNSSSLPSNQQQFQSPHPSPHMPSPAGGGLPPGMHPQNLISPHSGPLSIQASHQSQVPSGAPPGSTPSGPAPQGLIHHPTPTSVSSGNGPQGLHHPSHLPPSSGPPTSASGGPTHSISSIAPSAMHPQHLPPGHLPQLHRPHAELPPGAGGMHPHAPIPLSLQNHDPRNGPPLSLSSHGLGPHSQPQQQISSGTVRTPSPAQPPQRLGLHEERAGASTAPSSQARDPPTSQASSGPPQQSPHTHRTSPLPGLSSNVPPGLIGHPMPIHPHLAHLPPGHPAHAGHHMLPHSLAGLGPGAGPLALLAGPPSLNSLPESGLSRRTPPSSHMPSSQQPPISSASGPLPPHGSNPPVSATTSMSTTNTVPSSAFSRASPSVSSNSGPGGPSSLSGPPHNSGSNSGTPSGLNSSAGGAHRSSSPASSVGSLSRQSPLHPVPQSPLSHHPSSSALSAAAAAVAERDRHALLRQQSPHMTPPPVSSASALMASPLSKMYGPQSGQRGLGASPPPHLRPGASPPVIRHPQMPLPLPLIPAGAGMPPIGVHPGQSPYPHPLLHPSMFYSPHHHSPFNSPYGYGPYGPGFPAYIKPPGAGGSLEQAVMAAAHHPGLQGPPPTRPDDPALAAAVEKQKQQQLQHQHMQQQHLQQQHQHQQQQQQQHQQQQQQQQQQQQQQQQQQQQHHQQQQQQQQQQQQQQQQHQQQQQQQQQNKPPTPKTQQGSNNGSGNNGPPNQGQPPAPTALPPAGYPGSHIPGYPPPPHVSPFQEVGKPPHMLQPTSHMDALRAHAHSASSGLVGPPQPHHHPTEPLPIEIEPDPEPEIPSPTHNIPRGPSPEAKPDDTECHRSQSAIFVRHIDRGDYNSCTRTDLIFKPVADSKLARKREDRDRKLAEKERERRQQQQMQQQQQQQQAVAAQQAAQQAKLKAELKPPYTDTPALRQLSEYARPHVGFSPVEQMVPYHHPMGPMYSRERELEELKNAQAAAAAGQSRLDPHWMEYYRRGIHPSQFPLYPNPAAISQMERERLGIPPHHVALDPSEHMIRLTREYHAHAHSHTHLHLPLPPQPQPPEAGFQLPPNVGQFPRPNMLMPREPHSDVLLRMSYADQLQYLQAAEFQRQSLHDQYFRNQLR; encoded by the exons gcaAAACTGCCcgattataatccaatttcaagCTTCCCAGTTGATAAGGAAAACGACGAAAGAGAACTAGAAATTCCAAGATGGAGTCCAGGTGCTATGGCAGATGGAGATCTTCTAATGTTCTTGCGTGCAGCTCGTTCAATGGCTGCATTTCAAG GAATGTGTGATGGAGGATTAGAGGAAGGCATTGTTGCAGCTACACGTGACGACACAACAATTAATGCACATGACGTT TTACACGATAATGGTTATGATCCTGGTAAAGCACTTCAAGCACTTGTAAAAGCCCCATTAACAAAAAGCATCGAAAAGAAGTGGTGCGAAGACGAAATTAAGAAATTCATTAAAGGTCTCAGACAATttggaaagaatttttttagaatCCAAAAGGATTTATTGCCTCACAAAGAGACGCCGGAATTAGTCGAGTTCTACTATTTGTGGAAGAAGACACCGAGCGCAAACAGCAATCGCCCGCATCGTAGACGACGCCAAAGTGCTTTGCGTCGCAATCGTGTTACACGGGCAAGTAATACGCCTCCGAAGAAGGAGGACACACCCGAACCGCAATCTGCTACGTCTGCCTCGACAACGACGACAACGACGGCGACGACGACGGCGTCGACGGCGACCTCAGACAAGGGTCGCGCTTCGCCAGTTGTCACTAAGGAGGAGACGAGTTCTCTGACTGAAGACGACGTGAGCGAGTGCGACAGTGATTCTagtttgacccataaaagggaTGAGTCACCGTCTAGAATGAGGACGAgaaataagcaacaaacagcACCGGGCACTGCGGCGAAGTGTGATCAGACGCAGGTCACACAGCCGCAACCAACAGCTAATGGAAAACGGCCGAAACGTGGATCCGATACGCCTGACAATGTTGCGGCAAGTGCTGCTGCAGCGGCTGTAGGAGGAGGATCGGTCGATAGTCCCAAAACACCAACAAAACCGGCATCGGAGGGTGCGGCGGCGGCAAACAAACGGAAGACCGGCCGACAAGAAACACCCAATAAAAAGAAACGTAACGATACGGAGGGCTCCGTCACTGGTGGTTCCAACACTGACAACCAGGATGAGTCAACCGATAATATCACGACTGCTCCTGTTGCCGTTTCTATATCAAAAGACAAACGAAAGCGGGCCGAGAGTCCAGTCGAGAGCACAAATTCGGATAGTCGATCTGATTCGGCCATGGACGATGGTGAATCGACCAATACCGACTCAGCCGAGCAGCAATCGAAGGACAGCAAAGAGAGCACTTCGAGTAAAGAGGAGAGCAGTAGTGGAAATAGTGAACTTGATTCGGCCAAGAGTGATAAGAATGTGATCCAGAAAACCGAAGCAAAGATTTCCGAAATCGACATTAAGgataaaatcaaaaatgttgACGAAGAAACGAACATACAAGCACCATCCTCAATGCCGCAAAACACTGCGATGGTCATCACCGATAACAGTCTCAAAGACATTAAAGCATCCAAAGAAGATCCCCTCGCTATTCCACCTACGAAGCCAATTGCCATTGTTAACCCGCCACCGCCACCAATTCCACCGCTGAAAGTACCCACTGTTGAGGCGCTCAATGCATCTGTCGACCGAAAGGAAGTTGGCAAATTGGACATGATGGACACCGACATGCCAAAGGATATGTTAAAGAAACTTGCCAATATGAAGCAGGAAATCTCAACACCTCCACAGACGCAACCGCCACCGCCACCAGCACAAACGATAATGCCCGAAGTTGTTTACTTCAAGAAAGAACCAAAGGACGCTGTTATTGACGCTGTTTGCAATCAGAATAGTAACGAGCCTCAAGATCTCAAAGTGAAAATTGAGGTAAAAAGTGAAGACATTAAGCCTCCTCTACTAGGAGGTCTGCCACCTTCGTCACAGGGACAAGCTCCAATGTCTTTGACTACGAAACGAATGGATGGATCAGATGTAGCACAACAtcagccaccaccaccaccacccagTCATTTGGCACATTCTCTTGTTGCTGGACCTCCGCCCGGTTATATCGTTGAAGGGGGTCATCTCAAGTTTGCTGCACCTCCACCTCAAGCTAATCAACCGCCGCCATCTTCATCCCTGCCCAGTGACAACAATTCAATGCCTCCCGCTGCTGGACCACCAACATCGGTACCTCATCCGCAACAACCAAAATATCCTGCTGATGTAGAGCACAAGTTTCCAGACAGTATTAAATACGAGCCTGGAAAATTTGTACCTCAGGATCTCAAGTATCCTCCGCAAGCAATGGATTCTATTAAATATAGTCAAGAGATGCAGGCAgctgcagcagcagcggcagctGCTGGAAAATTCGATATGAAATTTATGATTGATCAGCACACTGGGAAATTTCCAGGTGATTTGTCCTCACCACATGGCCCCCCATCTGCGGGTAAGACCTATAGTGGCAGCAACGATGGCCCAGGGAAAGTGCAAGAGCTTAAAAGTGGCTATCCTCCCCCTAATCTAGGCCCACCTCCAGTGAGTAGTGCTTCTACACCCAACGATAATCCTCCAACACATAAATTTATGGGAGGTCCCCAAGAGCCTTCGCCTCCAACGCATGGTCAGCCGCCAGGGGCAACACCGCCACCGGGTATAGCTATGCCAAAGCCACATTACGAACATCAGGTGCAGCATCCCATGGCACGACCACCATTTGAATCAGCAGCTGGCCTCATGATGAAATATGGTGATCCAATGGTAGGAAAGTATGgtcctcaagaccttaaatttccGCCACTTCAAGGCCCGCCCACAGACATGAGCACAGGTGGCATGAAACCATCTCCATATGGAGAAAATCTCGTGAAGCCATTACCGTATAGCGGACCACTTGAGGTGGGACTGAAATATCCTCCTTCGGAGAGCCCTATAGACGCATCTGCGCGCTCCACTCCTGGACAGGATAGTCAAAGCAGTAATAGCAGTTCTTTGCCTTCCAACCAGCAACAGTTTCAGTCGCCTCATCCCTCACCACATATGCCGTCGCCAGCTGGTGGCGGTCTTCCGCCTGGAATGCATCCGCAAAATTTAATCTCTCCACATAGTGGTCCTCTGTCTATACAGGCGTCTCACCAAAGTCAGGTGCCTAGTGGTGCTCCGCCAGGATCAACGCCAAGTGGACCAGCTCCACAAGGGTTAATTCACCATCCGACTCCTACATCTGTGTCTAGCGGGAACGGTCCTCAAGGTTTGCATCATCCCAGTCATCTTCCTCCCTCTTCTGGCCCTCCGACATCGGCCAGTGGAGGGCCTACGCATAGTATATCATCCATTGCTCCCTCTGCAATGCACCCTCAACATTTACCGCCCGGACATTTGCCACAACTACACAGGCCGCATGCAGAACTACCGCCTGGTGCTGGAGGAATGCATCCGCACGCACCTATACCGCTGTCTTTGCAAAACCATGATCCTCGAAATGGACCGCCATTGTCATTATCAAGCCATGGCTTGGGTCCCCATAGTCAGCCGCAGCAACAAATTTCGTCGGGCACTGTACGAACTCCATCACCAGCACAACCTCCTCAGAGATTAGGGCTGCACGAAGAGAGAGCCGGGGCGTCAACTGCTCCCTCCTCACAAGCACGCGACCCACCAACGTCGCAGGCATCGTCGGGTCCGCCACAGCAATCTCCACACACACATCGTACATCGCCACTGCCGGGACTGTCTAGCAATGTGCCACCTGGGCTTATTGGTCATCCGATGCCAATTCACCCTCATTTGGCGCATTTGCCGCCAGGTCATCCGGCACATGCTGGCCATCACATGCTTCCACATTCTCTTGCTGGCTTAGGACCGGGTGCGGGTCCATTAGCATTGTTGGCTGGACCACCATCACTTAATAGTTTGCCTGAGTCAGGTCTTAGTCGTAGAACACCACCATCTTCACATATGCCGTCGTCGCAACAACCACCAATTTCCTCTGCAAGTGGTCCATTGCCTCCGCATGGTTCAAATCCTCCCGTCTCAGCAACTACCTCTATGTCGACTACCAACACGGTTCCTTCGTCGGCGTTTAGTCGAGCCAGTCCAAGTGTGTCCAGCAACTCGGGTCCTGGCGGTCCGAGTTCACTTAGTGGCCCTCCACATAACAGCGGAAGTAATTCGGGAACCCCCAGCGGGTTGAACTCATCTGCCGGTGGCGCACATCGTTCTTCTTCGCCGGCGTCTAGTGTGGGCAGTCTCAGCCGACAGAGCCCATTGCACCCTGTGCCGCAATCACCACTTAGCCATCATCCGTCGTCATCTGCActttcagcagcagcagcagcggtgGCAGAACGTGATAGGCACGCATTGCTGAGACAGCAGTCGCCACACATGACCCCACCGCCTGTGTCGAGTGCTTCCGCTCTAATGGCGAGTCCTCTTAGTAAAATGTATGGGCCACAATCCGGACAGCGAGGCCTAGGGGCATCACCGCCGCCTCATCTGCGACCTGGTGCATCTCCGCCTGTGATACGCCATCCACAAATGCCACTGCCGTTGCCACTTATACCTGCTGGAGCTGGAATGCCACCAATCGGTGTTCATCCGGGGCAATCACCATACCCACACCCGCTTTTACATCCATCTATGTTTTACTCACCACATCATCACAGCCCGTTCAACTCGCCTTATGGTTACGGCCCGTATGGACCGGGTTTCCCTGCGTACATTAAGCCTCCCGGAGCTGGTGGATCTCTGGAGCAAGCGGTAATGGCAGCTGCTCATCATCCAGGCTTACAAGGTCCACCTCCAACTCGGCCGGATGATCCGGCCTTAGCGGCAGCAGttgagaaacaaaaacaacagcaattgCAACATCAGCATATGCAGCAACAGCATCTTCAGcagcaacatcaacatcaacaacagcaacagcagcaacaccaacaacaacaacaacaacagcagcagcagcaacaacaacaacaacagcagcagcagcagcaccaccaacagcaacaacaacagcagcaacaacagcaacaacagcaacagcaacatcagcagcagcaacaacaacagcagcaaaacAAACCGCCAACACCAAAGACGCAACAGGGGAGCAATAACGGCAGCGGCAACAATGGCCCACCCAACCAAGGCCAGCCACCCGCGCCTACTGCTCTACCACCTGCAGGGTATCCAGGTTCTCATATTCCCGGTTATCCACCCCCGCCACATGTATCTCCCTTTCAAGAAGTTGGCAAACCACCACATATGCTGCAGCCCACATCGCACATGGATGCTCTACGAGCTCATGCTCATTCGGCTAGTTCTGGCTTAGTTGGGCCACCGCAACCACATCATCATCCCACAGAGCCCC TACCCATTGAGATTGAGCCCGATCCAGAGCCAGAGATACCTAGTCCAACACACAATATACCACGTGGTCCTAGTCCTGAAGCCAAACCAGATGACACCGAATGTCATCGGTCCCAATCCGCTAT ATTTGTTCGCCATATTGATCGCGGTGATTATAACTCTTGTACAAGAACTGATTTAATATTTAAGCCAGTAGCCGATTCAAAATTGGCCCGTAAACGCGAAGATCGTGATCGCAAGTTGGCCGAAAAAGAAAGAGAAAGACGGCAG CAGCAACAaatgcagcaacaacaacaacagcagcaagctGTTGCTGCCCAACAAGCAGCGCAACAGGCGAAACTAAAAGCTGAGCTTAAACCCCCGTATACCGACACACCAGCCCTGCGACAACTATCCGAATATGCACGACCACACGTTGGTTTCAG CCCTGTTGAACAGATGGTACCCTATCATCATCCAATGGGGCCCATGTATAGTAGAGAAAG aGAATTGGAAGAGCTTAAAAACGCACAAGCCGCTGCTGCTGCAGGTCAATCGCGTTTGGATCCACATTGGATGGAGTATTACAGGCG tgGTATTCATCCCTCACAGTTTCCTTTATATCCTAATCCAGCGGCAATATCACAAATGGAAAGAGAGCGTTTGGGTATACCACCCCATCATGTTGCCCTTGATCCCAGTGAACACATG ATACGATTGACGAGAGAATATCATGCACATGCGCATTCTCATACTCATTTACATTTGCCTTTGCCCCCACAGCCGCAACCGCCAGAGGCCGGATTTCAACTACCAC